A stretch of the Kroppenstedtia eburnea genome encodes the following:
- a CDS encoding KamA family radical SAM protein, whose protein sequence is MNNVTNEKVHRTEREMVLDVIGKFRTKMSPALSRLAKQSDPVAKQFIPSPYEALDFGTEKPFEEGKNNHGIYGLERVYEDRAVLTPYFECSAYCRYCFKKSRTLAGSAKRMSDEDIDKAIRFIESDSRIRTVLITGGDPLVDPRLLEKVLDKVFPIPHIRNIRIGTRNILFSPEKVTPDLAKMIARYQQIDYDEPRKSKNISIGLSLNHVDELTPEVVRAYQRLIREGITVRGQVVLLKGINDSVSAMRELLETFLCTGIVPYYLFHCMPVVGAKHFRTSVQKGLDLLQELSPYSGTTTFQYVYVTPIGKHRIAPGHQLEYVKIDGSRYIRSTTPYKAADFLEFSDNRELPPLHGINEEGYITSHYLDGHDEEEILA, encoded by the coding sequence AAGGTTCATCGTACAGAGAGAGAAATGGTGTTGGATGTAATCGGCAAATTCCGGACCAAAATGAGTCCCGCTCTGTCCCGGCTCGCCAAACAATCCGATCCCGTCGCCAAACAGTTTATTCCCAGTCCCTATGAAGCGCTGGATTTCGGTACGGAAAAACCTTTTGAAGAAGGGAAGAACAATCACGGGATTTACGGATTGGAACGTGTATATGAAGACCGGGCGGTACTCACCCCGTACTTTGAATGCTCCGCTTATTGCCGGTACTGCTTTAAAAAATCCCGTACTCTGGCCGGTTCTGCCAAACGAATGAGCGATGAGGACATTGACAAGGCCATTCGTTTTATAGAATCGGACAGCCGTATCCGTACAGTTTTGATCACCGGGGGAGACCCCTTGGTGGATCCCCGGTTGCTGGAGAAAGTATTGGATAAAGTTTTTCCGATTCCGCATATCAGAAACATACGAATCGGCACCCGAAACATCTTGTTCTCCCCTGAGAAAGTCACACCGGATTTGGCGAAAATGATTGCCCGCTATCAACAGATAGACTATGACGAACCACGGAAGTCGAAAAACATTTCCATCGGTTTATCGCTGAACCATGTGGATGAATTGACACCTGAAGTGGTCCGTGCATATCAACGATTGATCCGTGAAGGCATTACAGTCCGGGGGCAAGTCGTCTTGTTGAAAGGAATCAATGATTCCGTCAGTGCAATGCGGGAACTGTTGGAGACCTTTCTCTGCACGGGGATCGTTCCGTATTACCTGTTCCATTGCATGCCCGTGGTCGGTGCCAAACACTTCCGCACTTCTGTTCAAAAGGGACTCGATCTATTGCAGGAACTCTCTCCATACTCCGGAACCACCACTTTTCAGTATGTATATGTTACCCCCATTGGAAAGCATCGCATCGCACCCGGACATCAACTTGAATATGTAAAGATCGACGGTTCCCGTTATATTCGTTCCACAACTCCCTATAAGGCAGCTGATTTCCTCGAATTCTCCGACAACAGGGAGTTGCCTCCTCTCCACGGTATCAACGAAGAGGGATATATCACCTCCCATTACCTGGATGGTCATGATGAAGAGGAGATCCTGGCATGA
- a CDS encoding ATP-grasp domain-containing protein, with translation MKKAFVFIENQAFNTLLELAARTRERGYTNLLIFRKMQPHEKERLNEYEQQHRHPLFEQICEVERWDYSRLRDLVEEMAGKQPLAGILTVSGLFTADGLLGASVAQIASEKGLPSQSVDGLYRSNNKYLTRDALRHAGLQTVDFGLATEETSLIEHARRIGYPVILKPINGCASQLVIKCENEQELLQGYRSALKKLPRSIYRDLYACTHRFADKKGNQIIFDPLRTMLVEKYIEGPEASIEIVATETDVIPLLVHDKVLVSEGDRVVYEHLLVVPPVRFTPEELENIRRYAVEVAKATGIKNSLCHVEIRYDKHSGPQLLEINPRVGGMLVTKSLETMIGFHALDAMVDLALGSFQPRPYPCTTDQYGMFTLYPPHAGYFERVEGLDKLNRIPGILSSTLLFPEGTQIHGDDEEVFLLMCWVKGETYEEIRDIYEQAKREVRFHVKKEAPAR, from the coding sequence ATGAAAAAAGCCTTTGTCTTTATTGAAAACCAAGCCTTCAACACATTGCTGGAACTGGCGGCGCGAACCCGGGAACGGGGGTACACCAACCTCCTCATTTTCCGGAAAATGCAGCCTCATGAAAAGGAAAGGTTAAACGAATACGAACAGCAACACCGACACCCTCTGTTTGAACAAATTTGTGAGGTGGAACGTTGGGACTACAGCCGGCTTCGGGATCTGGTCGAGGAAATGGCGGGAAAACAGCCTTTGGCCGGAATTTTGACTGTCAGCGGTTTATTTACTGCAGACGGTTTGCTCGGAGCCTCCGTCGCCCAAATTGCATCGGAAAAGGGGCTCCCTTCCCAATCCGTTGACGGGTTGTACCGTTCCAATAATAAATATCTGACACGAGACGCCTTGCGCCACGCGGGTCTGCAAACCGTCGATTTCGGCTTGGCCACAGAGGAAACATCTCTGATCGAACATGCCCGGCGCATTGGCTATCCCGTGATACTGAAACCGATCAACGGCTGTGCTTCTCAGCTGGTGATCAAGTGCGAGAACGAGCAGGAGCTCCTGCAAGGGTATCGGTCAGCCCTCAAGAAACTCCCCCGATCCATTTACCGGGACCTGTATGCTTGCACTCACCGATTTGCCGACAAAAAGGGAAATCAGATCATCTTTGATCCCCTGCGGACCATGCTCGTTGAGAAATATATCGAAGGTCCTGAGGCCAGCATTGAAATCGTGGCCACAGAAACGGATGTGATCCCGCTGTTGGTTCACGACAAGGTCTTGGTGAGCGAAGGGGATCGAGTGGTGTACGAGCATTTACTGGTGGTTCCGCCGGTGAGGTTTACCCCGGAAGAATTGGAAAACATCAGGCGGTATGCTGTTGAGGTGGCCAAAGCAACCGGTATTAAAAACTCGCTTTGCCATGTTGAAATTCGCTACGATAAACATTCAGGCCCTCAACTGCTGGAAATCAACCCCAGGGTGGGTGGAATGCTGGTTACAAAAAGCTTGGAAACGATGATCGGATTTCATGCGTTGGACGCGATGGTCGACCTTGCACTGGGGTCGTTTCAGCCCCGTCCATACCCTTGCACAACGGATCAGTACGGCATGTTTACCCTGTATCCGCCGCATGCCGGGTATTTCGAGCGTGTGGAAGGGCTGGACAAGCTGAATCGCATCCCGGGAATTTTGTCCTCAACGCTGCTGTTTCCGGAAGGAACCCAAATTCACGGAGATGATGAAGAGGTATTTCTTCTCATGTGCTGGGTAAAAGGGGAAACTTACGAAGAAATACGGGACATCTACGAACAGGCAAAAAGAGAAGTCCGGTTTCATGTGAAAAAGGAAGCACCCGCCCGATAG
- a CDS encoding MFS transporter codes for MGMVFKQRSPIFNLYVLAAGKGISDIGNFLNMVAFNLYVLFLTDSALIMGLFMAIRLFGGFFCGFFSGMLADRMDRKTLMISSDLIRCLALLLLVLAPDTWQLPLLLITSFLLGAFGQVFNVSLQSSIPVIFGQEHRVKANAVLNALQSIGMVIGTLTASLIIAFWGYKTVFLIDALTFLISGLVLAILPIQTKAETKSPQEATDKDTGFFMEIKLLSRYLGALPILWSLMMIRLIDTFGSASHNVGIPVFSAQLSPENPSFYVGLIWATWAVGNLIGSRGTIKWFKTDKTVISEIAFICSTFLMSAFFILLFWGEHWLTILPFALLAGVADGISAICFNSRLQHEPDHIRGRVFGIASSFQTVGFGVGMIICSPLLEMISPFKVAAIMHGIPIFLCGWFILRHMNRWKYTLRSADQKQVEHG; via the coding sequence ATGGGTATGGTCTTCAAACAGCGTTCGCCGATATTCAACCTTTATGTGCTGGCTGCAGGTAAAGGGATCTCCGATATCGGCAATTTCTTAAATATGGTGGCTTTTAATCTGTATGTCTTGTTTTTGACAGACAGCGCCTTGATTATGGGTCTCTTTATGGCCATACGATTGTTTGGTGGTTTTTTCTGCGGTTTTTTCTCCGGTATGTTGGCCGATCGAATGGATCGAAAGACCTTGATGATTTCTTCCGATCTGATTCGGTGTCTCGCTTTGCTCCTGTTGGTGTTGGCCCCGGACACTTGGCAGTTGCCTCTTCTGTTGATCACGTCTTTTTTGTTGGGTGCTTTCGGACAAGTTTTTAATGTTTCTTTACAATCCAGCATCCCCGTGATCTTCGGCCAAGAGCATCGGGTAAAAGCGAATGCGGTCCTGAATGCCCTGCAATCCATCGGAATGGTCATCGGAACGCTGACAGCCAGTCTCATCATTGCTTTTTGGGGGTACAAAACCGTTTTTCTGATCGATGCCCTCACTTTTTTGATTTCCGGCCTGGTCCTGGCCATCCTTCCGATTCAAACGAAAGCGGAGACGAAATCTCCTCAGGAAGCGACCGACAAGGATACAGGATTTTTCATGGAAATAAAACTTCTTTCCCGATACCTGGGGGCTTTACCCATTCTGTGGAGTTTGATGATGATTCGTCTCATCGATACCTTTGGTTCCGCTTCACATAATGTGGGGATCCCCGTTTTCTCCGCCCAGCTGTCACCCGAAAACCCCTCCTTCTATGTCGGGCTCATTTGGGCAACCTGGGCCGTCGGTAATCTGATCGGATCCCGCGGAACCATCAAATGGTTTAAAACTGACAAAACTGTGATCAGTGAAATCGCCTTTATCTGTTCGACCTTCTTGATGTCTGCTTTTTTTATTCTTCTTTTCTGGGGTGAACACTGGCTGACCATTTTACCCTTCGCTTTGCTGGCGGGAGTTGCGGACGGTATATCCGCCATCTGTTTTAATTCACGCCTGCAACATGAACCGGATCACATCCGTGGACGGGTATTCGGTATTGCTTCTTCCTTTCAGACCGTCGGCTTCGGTGTGGGAATGATCATTTGTTCCCCGTTGTTGGAAATGATCTCCCCCTTCAAAGTTGCGGCCATCATGCATGGGATTCCGATATTCTTATGTGGATGGTTTATCCTGCGCCATATGAACCGATGGAAATACACACTTCGGTCCGCTGATCAAAAACAGGTGGAACACGGATAA
- a CDS encoding DUF485 domain-containing protein — translation MGPEYPEKKGSLSCLQSDLLRQLIRRKKRILIPMLLFFAIFSFCLPLSVSLYPHQMSRPAPWLRVPWGWLYAFAQIFLTWLWGWLYWSAAKTFDRLAEEIRQRGET, via the coding sequence ATGGGTCCGGAGTACCCGGAGAAAAAAGGATCCCTGTCCTGCCTGCAATCAGACCTGTTGCGACAACTCATCCGTCGCAAAAAACGGATTCTCATCCCGATGCTCCTCTTTTTCGCGATATTTTCCTTTTGTCTGCCCTTGTCCGTCAGTCTGTATCCTCACCAGATGAGCCGTCCCGCTCCCTGGCTCCGGGTTCCCTGGGGATGGCTTTACGCCTTTGCACAGATTTTTTTGACCTGGTTGTGGGGATGGCTGTATTGGAGCGCTGCCAAAACCTTTGATCGCTTGGCGGAAGAGATCCGACAGAGAGGGGAAACATGA
- a CDS encoding LytS/YhcK type 5TM receptor domain-containing protein → MKVLTMTLFERLGLLLVLAFLLTRIPGFRSLLDRELDVKTTGMHALIFGLFGIAGAQAGVVMEGETFFSSFWVFQVEEHQMLVGTSLVAIVIAGLLGGPVVGWGAGCIVSLYMFQLGGMGALANSLVHPLTGFLAGWTARFFSQERVIAPTKALFIGIFPPILQGALLLVFSSQPEKMIPFVDRIGLPLVLSNSVAIAIFTAMIRVALHEQEQEAASATRRALTIAEEALPYLKKESPMEMAADIAELLFKELQVAAVSVTDRMEVLAHRGLGDDHHHRGDPLTSPLLQRAIQKGEVTIASMREEIRCPHPCCPLEAAIIVPIVQSGEISGLIQLYFRKSQQLRAVEVALAHGLGKLISNQLNAVSAEKLRLLIRDAELRNLQAQINPHFLFNTLHLISTLIRVNPDLARKITVHLGNYMRYNLRLASASLVPLEQEWEHLDAYLEILRIRFADRLNLVCHMEDGVGQAMLPPSTIQPLVENSIQHGLKDATSGGKVEIETRKGKEGIRIIVRDNGCGFAADILEQVGKTPVPSEKGSGIGLYNVNQRLIGLLGAESQLQVCNRRSGGSEISFRIPDREAAEEGVG, encoded by the coding sequence GTGAAGGTTTTGACGATGACCTTGTTTGAACGGCTGGGTCTGTTATTGGTTCTGGCCTTCCTGTTGACACGCATCCCGGGATTCCGTTCACTGTTGGACCGGGAGCTGGATGTGAAGACCACCGGGATGCACGCGCTGATCTTCGGTCTGTTCGGAATCGCGGGGGCGCAAGCCGGGGTCGTCATGGAAGGGGAGACCTTCTTCTCTTCTTTTTGGGTGTTTCAGGTGGAAGAGCACCAGATGCTGGTCGGCACCAGCCTCGTCGCCATCGTGATCGCCGGCCTGCTGGGGGGCCCCGTTGTCGGCTGGGGCGCCGGGTGCATCGTCAGCCTCTACATGTTTCAGTTGGGAGGGATGGGAGCTTTGGCGAACAGTTTGGTCCATCCCCTGACCGGCTTTTTGGCCGGATGGACGGCCCGCTTTTTTTCACAGGAACGGGTGATTGCCCCGACGAAAGCCCTGTTTATCGGAATCTTTCCACCGATTTTGCAGGGAGCCTTGTTGCTGGTGTTCAGTTCCCAACCGGAGAAGATGATTCCCTTCGTCGATCGGATCGGTCTGCCCCTGGTCCTCTCCAACAGTGTGGCGATCGCCATCTTTACCGCGATGATCCGGGTGGCCCTGCACGAACAGGAACAAGAAGCCGCTTCTGCGACCCGGCGGGCGCTGACGATTGCCGAAGAAGCCCTTCCCTACTTGAAGAAAGAGTCCCCGATGGAGATGGCCGCCGACATAGCCGAGTTGTTGTTCAAGGAACTCCAAGTGGCTGCCGTTTCCGTGACCGACCGGATGGAAGTGCTGGCCCATCGGGGATTGGGAGATGACCATCATCATCGGGGGGACCCCCTCACCTCCCCTCTGTTGCAGCGAGCCATCCAAAAGGGAGAGGTGACGATCGCCTCCATGCGGGAAGAGATCCGGTGTCCACACCCCTGCTGTCCCCTGGAAGCAGCAATCATCGTTCCGATCGTGCAATCCGGTGAAATTTCCGGACTGATCCAACTCTATTTCAGGAAATCCCAACAGCTGCGGGCAGTGGAAGTGGCCTTGGCACATGGATTGGGCAAGCTGATCTCCAATCAGTTGAACGCGGTCTCCGCGGAAAAATTGCGGCTCTTGATCCGGGATGCAGAGCTTCGCAATCTTCAAGCCCAGATCAATCCCCATTTTCTGTTTAACACCCTCCACCTGATCTCCACCTTGATCCGGGTCAATCCGGATCTGGCGCGGAAAATCACTGTTCACTTGGGAAATTACATGCGTTACAATCTCCGCCTGGCAAGCGCCTCACTGGTTCCCCTCGAGCAGGAATGGGAGCATCTCGACGCTTATCTGGAGATTTTGCGGATACGTTTTGCCGACCGGTTGAACCTGGTCTGCCATATGGAAGACGGGGTGGGTCAGGCGATGTTGCCTCCTTCCACCATTCAACCCCTGGTGGAAAACAGTATTCAACATGGACTTAAGGATGCGACATCCGGAGGCAAGGTGGAAATCGAGACCAGAAAAGGGAAAGAAGGAATCCGGATCATCGTACGGGATAATGGGTGCGGATTTGCCGCCGACATTCTGGAACAAGTGGGGAAAACCCCCGTCCCCAGTGAAAAGGGGAGCGGGATCGGTCTGTATAATGTGAATCAACGGTTGATCGGCCTCTTGGGGGCGGAATCACAGCTTCAAGTGTGCAACCGGCGATCCGGCGGCAGTGAAATCTCATTCCGGATTCCGGATCGGGAAGCAGCGGAGGAGGGAGTCGGATGA
- a CDS encoding LytR/AlgR family response regulator transcription factor: protein MNIRALIAEDEWPARAELAWLLQREKDVTLCPAAETGDQLLALYDQHRPDVIFLDIQMPGLSGMEAARRLLNEDRGDGNPPLLVFTTAYEDHAVEAFALEAVDYLLKPYDEKRFKQALGRIRKRLADRSPTTAETLRTPASPFSLHRDRLLVDHGEKMVVLSPTSISYAVRVERLLEIHTEKEILQSKMTLQELEDKLREFPFFRTHRSYLVNLEHIREITPWFNGAYNLVLKDENQSRVPVSRSSAKRLFQLLGR, encoded by the coding sequence ATGAACATACGGGCCTTGATTGCGGAAGATGAATGGCCGGCTCGGGCGGAATTAGCCTGGCTCCTGCAACGGGAGAAAGATGTCACCCTCTGTCCGGCCGCCGAAACGGGGGATCAATTGTTGGCCTTATATGATCAACATCGACCCGATGTGATCTTTCTCGATATCCAAATGCCGGGCCTCTCCGGCATGGAGGCCGCCCGACGGTTGTTGAATGAAGACCGGGGGGATGGCAACCCCCCGTTACTGGTCTTCACCACCGCCTATGAGGATCATGCAGTGGAAGCCTTCGCCCTGGAGGCGGTGGATTATCTGTTAAAACCCTATGATGAGAAACGCTTTAAACAAGCGCTGGGCAGAATCCGGAAACGGCTGGCCGACCGGTCCCCAACCACAGCCGAAACTCTTCGTACCCCGGCATCCCCCTTTTCCCTTCACAGGGATCGTCTGTTGGTGGATCACGGGGAAAAGATGGTCGTTCTTTCGCCCACTTCCATCAGTTATGCAGTTCGGGTGGAACGGCTGCTGGAGATTCACACGGAAAAAGAGATCCTGCAAAGCAAAATGACTTTGCAGGAATTGGAGGACAAACTGCGGGAGTTCCCCTTTTTCCGCACCCACAGAAGTTATTTGGTCAACCTCGAGCACATCCGGGAGATCACCCCCTGGTTTAACGGTGCCTACAACCTGGTGTTGAAAGACGAAAATCAAAGCCGGGTCCCGGTCAGCCGCTCATCGGCCAAACGACTGTTTCAGCTGTTGGGACGTTGA
- a CDS encoding DUF485 domain-containing protein, giving the protein MEKYAEIARSQEFKKFKRAKLVFIWPIVILFLLYYLTLPLLAGYARPLMSSFITGHITFGYLYGVLCYLVAWILAYLYVRKARKFDEQARAIIDPYTRKKGA; this is encoded by the coding sequence ATGGAAAAGTACGCAGAGATCGCCCGTTCACAGGAATTCAAGAAGTTTAAACGGGCAAAGTTGGTTTTTATCTGGCCGATTGTCATCCTGTTTCTTCTCTATTACCTGACGTTGCCCCTGTTGGCCGGTTATGCCCGTCCTTTGATGAGTTCATTTATCACAGGTCACATCACCTTCGGTTATCTGTACGGGGTCCTCTGCTATTTGGTTGCTTGGATTTTGGCCTATCTGTATGTGAGAAAAGCCCGGAAATTTGATGAGCAGGCCCGGGCCATCATCGACCCCTACACCCGGAAGAAGGGGGCCTGA
- a CDS encoding solute symporter family protein, with protein MDVHLFGIFLFVAIVGLTMYITYRASKRNKNTTDFYAAGRSLTGWQNGLAIAGDYLSAASFLGIAGLVALNGYDGFMYAVGWLMGYIVVLYVVAEPLRNSGKYTMADVLAYRLKPIPVRTTAAIVTIVISLFYMVAQMVGAGVIIQLLVGIPYEVSVLIIGVLMIIYVLFGGMLATSWVQIIKAVLLMFATITVILFLAFLYGFNPSQLFGAVAETNGVKFLQPGLLYNNPIDLVSLGIALVLGTAGLPHILIRFYTVPSAQEARKSVIWAMVLIGAFYVMITFVGFGAAIHVGPEVIRAADPGGNMAAPLLAQYLGGGAGTLGGEFFMATIAAVSFATIVAVVAGLVITASGAFAHDIYTNVIKRGKADEKKQFRVARNTALVVGAASILIGVLAKGQNVAYLVALAFAVAASANLPVIIFSIYWRRFNTTGAVAGMLVGLISAVTLVMLGPSVMQENAIFPLANPGIISVPLGFVTSVLFTLWSKPDPLDDKYDELSVKANTGLGTET; from the coding sequence ATGGATGTACATCTGTTTGGCATTTTTCTGTTTGTGGCGATTGTCGGACTGACCATGTATATCACCTACCGGGCCTCCAAACGGAACAAGAACACCACAGATTTTTATGCGGCGGGACGGTCCCTGACCGGTTGGCAAAATGGATTGGCCATCGCGGGAGATTACTTGAGTGCGGCCTCCTTTTTGGGGATTGCGGGGTTGGTCGCCCTCAATGGCTACGACGGTTTCATGTATGCCGTCGGTTGGTTGATGGGCTATATCGTGGTACTCTACGTCGTGGCTGAACCCTTGCGCAACTCGGGAAAATACACCATGGCTGATGTACTGGCATATCGGTTGAAACCGATTCCGGTACGGACGACAGCGGCGATTGTCACCATCGTGATCTCCCTTTTTTACATGGTGGCCCAGATGGTGGGGGCCGGGGTGATCATACAACTTTTGGTGGGTATTCCCTATGAAGTGTCGGTTCTGATCATCGGGGTCCTGATGATCATCTATGTTCTCTTCGGCGGGATGTTGGCCACCAGCTGGGTGCAGATCATCAAAGCGGTGCTGTTGATGTTCGCCACCATCACGGTGATTCTGTTTTTGGCCTTCCTCTACGGTTTCAACCCGTCGCAATTGTTCGGTGCCGTGGCCGAAACCAATGGTGTGAAGTTTCTGCAACCGGGATTGTTGTACAACAATCCGATCGACCTGGTCTCCCTCGGAATCGCCCTCGTACTCGGGACGGCCGGCCTGCCGCACATCCTGATTCGCTTCTACACAGTGCCGTCGGCCCAGGAGGCACGAAAATCCGTCATTTGGGCGATGGTGCTGATCGGTGCCTTTTATGTCATGATCACCTTTGTCGGTTTTGGGGCGGCTATTCACGTGGGTCCTGAAGTGATCCGGGCCGCTGACCCCGGAGGGAACATGGCTGCTCCATTGCTGGCACAATATCTGGGTGGCGGAGCCGGAACCCTCGGCGGTGAGTTTTTCATGGCCACGATCGCCGCTGTCTCCTTTGCCACGATCGTGGCCGTCGTGGCCGGATTGGTGATCACCGCCTCCGGAGCCTTTGCCCATGACATTTACACCAATGTCATCAAACGGGGCAAGGCTGACGAGAAAAAGCAATTTCGCGTCGCCCGCAATACTGCACTGGTGGTGGGTGCCGCTTCCATCCTGATCGGGGTGCTGGCAAAAGGGCAAAATGTGGCTTACTTGGTGGCTCTCGCCTTCGCCGTGGCCGCCAGTGCCAACTTGCCGGTGATCATCTTCTCCATTTATTGGCGACGCTTCAACACCACCGGGGCCGTGGCAGGAATGCTGGTCGGCTTGATCAGCGCGGTCACTCTTGTGATGCTGGGCCCCAGCGTCATGCAGGAGAACGCCATTTTTCCCCTGGCAAACCCCGGGATCATCAGTGTCCCCCTCGGCTTTGTCACATCCGTCCTCTTTACATTGTGGAGTAAACCCGATCCTCTCGATGACAAGTATGACGAACTTTCCGTCAAGGCCAACACCGGACTGGGAACGGAGACGTGA
- a CDS encoding threonine synthase, protein MKRRWMVCTGCSRRVPFRYDGGICDCGGTLLVHYDLEEVKHRLSREKLRERPATMWRYHELLPLKNRDSIVTLGEGGTPLVRLERWENKLGLSGIWVKREEQNPTGSFKARGFSAAISLQRERGSARVAVNSNGNAASALAAYAARAGMEGFVFIPRDCPGMMVEEAMQYGARTCLVDGLIHDAGRIIQDGAEEMGWVSTGTARESGRVEGKKTMGLELAEQLGWQLPDAVIYPTGGGSGLIGIWKALCELKELGWVQGEIPRLISVQERGCTPIVDAMEAGAEEVTPSEDATWASPTGIRVPQPPAGKLILSILRETGGTAVSVTAEEIGTAGKTLRGEGISVSPEGAAVWAGLLRLLDRGDLHKGERVVLFNTAHALKYLPWQSPTPPPVVTSYDEYRRILKNGVATQ, encoded by the coding sequence GTGAAGAGACGTTGGATGGTTTGCACCGGATGCTCCCGAAGGGTTCCCTTTCGCTATGACGGTGGAATCTGTGACTGTGGAGGCACTTTGCTGGTCCATTACGACCTGGAGGAAGTGAAGCACCGTCTGAGTCGGGAGAAGTTGAGAGAACGCCCGGCCACCATGTGGCGCTATCATGAATTACTCCCTCTGAAGAACAGGGATTCCATCGTCACTTTGGGGGAGGGAGGGACACCCCTGGTTCGGCTGGAACGCTGGGAGAATAAACTGGGATTGAGCGGGATCTGGGTGAAGAGGGAAGAACAGAATCCGACGGGCAGCTTTAAAGCCCGGGGATTCTCCGCGGCCATCTCTCTGCAACGGGAACGGGGATCTGCCCGGGTGGCGGTGAACTCCAACGGGAATGCCGCCTCCGCCCTGGCTGCCTACGCCGCCCGGGCGGGAATGGAAGGATTCGTCTTCATTCCCCGGGACTGTCCGGGAATGATGGTGGAGGAGGCGATGCAATACGGGGCCCGAACCTGCCTGGTGGACGGATTGATCCATGATGCGGGTCGGATCATTCAGGACGGAGCAGAGGAGATGGGATGGGTCTCCACAGGAACAGCCAGGGAGTCCGGAAGGGTGGAGGGGAAAAAGACGATGGGGCTGGAGCTGGCTGAACAACTGGGTTGGCAGTTGCCTGACGCGGTGATTTATCCCACGGGGGGTGGCTCCGGCCTGATCGGGATCTGGAAGGCTTTGTGCGAACTGAAAGAGCTGGGATGGGTCCAAGGAGAGATTCCGCGTTTGATCAGCGTGCAAGAAAGGGGATGCACCCCGATTGTGGATGCGATGGAAGCGGGTGCCGAGGAGGTCACCCCCAGTGAAGATGCCACCTGGGCCAGCCCCACCGGAATACGCGTTCCCCAACCGCCGGCAGGCAAGCTGATCCTGTCCATTCTCCGGGAAACCGGTGGGACGGCGGTGTCGGTTACAGCGGAAGAGATCGGCACTGCCGGCAAAACGCTGCGTGGGGAAGGGATCTCCGTCTCACCGGAGGGGGCGGCGGTCTGGGCTGGTCTGCTCCGGCTTCTGGACCGGGGGGATCTCCACAAAGGCGAGCGCGTGGTCTTGTTCAACACCGCTCACGCCCTGAAGTATCTTCCTTGGCAATCTCCGACTCCACCTCCGGTGGTCACCTCCTATGACGAATACCGGAGAATCCTGAAAAACGGGGTGGCGACGCAATAA
- a CDS encoding YheC/YheD family protein yields MAKRSKWLQSRLLKRNPVTARCIPETALYNREHLRDFLKRYSSVYIKPDGGMQGIGIFRVDRTRSGYLIRGGDRKPQRVKTSKEVYRVLKHYVQPRKHILQQGIQSETPDGHPFDFRVHVQRLGSKWVVGGIFAKVGKRKKIVTNVSGGSRPVSTQALLTRYLKLNPRKADQIKRELKRISIATATEMNKAYPGRREFGVDIGMDKKGRLWIFEANRSPGIYPFADLPDRRDYQRILKNRKRQRKWAI; encoded by the coding sequence TTGGCAAAACGAAGCAAGTGGTTGCAGAGTCGCCTGTTGAAACGGAATCCGGTCACAGCGCGTTGCATTCCCGAGACAGCTCTTTATAACCGGGAGCATCTGAGGGACTTTCTGAAGCGTTATTCCAGTGTCTATATCAAGCCGGACGGGGGGATGCAGGGAATCGGGATCTTCCGGGTGGATCGGACCCGGAGTGGTTATCTGATCAGAGGTGGTGACCGAAAACCGCAGCGGGTGAAAACTTCCAAGGAGGTATACCGGGTTTTGAAGCACTACGTACAACCCCGTAAACATATCCTGCAACAGGGGATTCAAAGTGAGACTCCTGACGGTCATCCCTTTGATTTCCGTGTCCATGTCCAACGATTGGGAAGTAAGTGGGTGGTGGGGGGGATCTTCGCCAAAGTCGGGAAGCGGAAGAAGATTGTAACCAATGTGAGCGGTGGCAGTCGTCCTGTTTCCACCCAAGCTCTTCTGACCCGATATCTGAAGTTGAATCCCCGGAAAGCGGATCAGATCAAAAGGGAATTGAAACGGATCTCCATCGCCACGGCAACGGAGATGAATAAGGCATACCCGGGACGGCGGGAATTCGGTGTCGATATCGGGATGGACAAAAAAGGCCGGCTGTGGATATTTGAAGCCAATCGCTCCCCCGGAATCTACCCTTTTGCCGATCTTCCCGACCGAAGGGACTACCAAAGGATTTTGAAAAACCGAAAGAGGCAGCGCAAATGGGCCATTTGA